A stretch of Hoplias malabaricus isolate fHopMal1 chromosome 10, fHopMal1.hap1, whole genome shotgun sequence DNA encodes these proteins:
- the si:dkeyp-77h1.4 gene encoding uncharacterized protein si:dkeyp-77h1.4 isoform X1 has translation MDGLRVVAFSVLLGLALSKTVTEEKTVFLGEHYQIQLSTDEVDVIFKPAVGPAGREVKMVEPGKLINPRVTLNKNLSLLILQNVGESDEGLYIIKSAKDSEDIKSLKLIVRDCRSESNVMYGKDFRVSVKEVSGSVTVGFRPKAVEANQTSHPPVELLKIDGSYQTGYETRLSVSDGVLVLRGVTGADEGSYTISDSTQKVREKICLNVNEHQIFSNVQYGGTFKLNLYINSSSARVTYSNTSTFTHSWIIMDQGKLSLPPELEMEGRFTAEDSMCVLEQVKASDEGVYRVTDLQGFTVSSVHLELHAYQLPNVFVAVISLVALTFVLLLVCLVSCLVKVRKRAEKARAIEKIAQNAGKEEGDAFRQVVQDAYTRHNEEAPALSQKEDITEKSQSTEVSIKGLEVSAKDTSIQDKNLETSDSGVGFNTAGLPLDSDTEAPTAHTDALSTSVTADTKPTANQASEPKPTDTTTETKPASEKKAPAPPTPKPEPAPEPKLTVTPAPETQTTISPSPESKPSLSPSPEPKPDKTPNLKEAASPTLDTKPAPEVKQISTPEAKPPAEIKVTPTSEIKPPPSPTPETPKAVTPTPDPKPAVTPTKTPVSPTPDLTPTKPSTSDPTPAATIASPDPKPALSPSPEPKPAVSPTPGKQKQQIDPEPTTNGTLESSADIGSFEPSATLDLKGTEPSKLASPKTPDTEKSSVKAPEVISTEAKLDSASPSDGGPAPGKEETSTT, from the exons ATGGACGGTCTCAGAGTTGTGGCCTTCAGCGTGCTGCTGGGCTTGG CATTGTCCAAGACTGTGACTG AAGAAAAGACCGTGTTTTTGGGTGAGCATTACCAGATCCAGTTGTCCACAGATGAGGTAGATGTGATCTTTAAGCCAGCAGTGGGCCCGGCGGGTCGAGAGGTGAAGATGGTTGAGCCGGGCAAATTGATAAACCCTCGGGTAACTCTGAACAAGAATTTGAGTCTTTTAATCCTGCAAAATGTCGGAGAGAGTGACGAGGGACTCTACATCATCAAATCAGCCAAGGACTCTGAAGATATCAAGAGCTTGAAACTCATTGTCAGAG ATTGCAGGAGTGAGAGTAACGTGATGTACGGGAAAGATTTCCGTGTGTCCGTGAAGGAGGTCAGTGGCTCTGTGACGGTGGGCTTTCGGCCCAAGGCAGTGGAGGCCAATCAGACGTCTCATCCTCCTGTGGAGCTGCTGAAGATTGACGGAAGCTACCAGACCGGCTACGAGACTCGGCTCAGCGTCAGCGATGGTGTCCTGGTCCTCCGCGGCGTCACAGGGGCTGACGAGGGCAGTTACACTATCTCAGACAGCACCCAGAAAGTCAGAGAGAAAATCTGCCTTAATGTGAACG AGCATCAGATCTTTTCCAACGTACAATATGGGGGCACTTTTAAACTCAATCTGTACATAAACAGCTCCTCTGCCCGTGTGACCTACTCAAACACCAGTACCTTTACCCACTCCTGGATCATTATGGACCAGGGCAAGTTGAGTCTGCCCCCTGAGCTGGAGATGGAGGGCCGATTCACCGCGGAGGACTCCATGTGTGTCCTGGAGCAGGTGAAGGCCAGCGATGAAGGAGTGTATCGAGTCACTGACCTGCAGGGCTTCACTGTGTCCAGCGTTCATCTGGAGTTGCATG CATACCAGCTGCCTAATGTCTTTGTGGCAGTTATTTCTCTGGTAGCTTTGACCTTCGTGCTGCTGCTTGTTTGCTTGGTGTCTTGCTTGGTGAAAGTGCGCAAAAGGGCTGAAAAAGCTAGAGCCATTGAGAAGATTGCTCAGAATGCTGGAAAAGAGGAAGGAGATGCTTTCAGACAG GTGGTACAAGATGCCTACACTCGCCATAATGAGGAGGCTCCAGCCTTGTCGCAAAAAGAAGATATTACTGAGAAATCCCAGAGCACTGAAGTCAGCATTAAG GGTCTGGAAGTGTCTGCTAAAGATACAAGTATCCAGGACAAGAACCTAGAGACCAGTGACTCTGGAGTGGGTTTCAACACAGCTGGTCTCCCCCTGGATAGTGACACTGAGGCACCAACAGCACACACCGATGCTCTCAGCACCTCTGTTACCGCTGACACCAAACCTACTGCCAATCAAGCCTCTGAGCCAAAGCCAACTGATACTACCACTGAGACAAAgccagcatctgagaaaaaggCTCCAGCACCCCCAACTCCGAAACCAGAACCAGCACCTGAACCCAAACTTACTGTGACGCCAGCACCAGAAACCCAAACGACCATCTCGCCGAGTCCTGAATCAAAACCAAGCTTGAGTCCATCTCCAGAGCCCAAGCCTGACAAGACACCCAACTTGAAAGAAGCGGCCAGCCCAACTCTTGATACAAAGCCAGCCCCAGAAGTCAAACAGATTTCCACTCCTGAGGCCAAACCACCCGCAGAAATCAAAGTAACACCCACTTCTGAAATCAAACCACCCCcaagcccaactcctgaaaCCCCTAAAGCCGTGACACCAACACCTGACCCGAAACCAGCAGTCACTCCAACAAAAACCCCAGTATCTCCAACTCCTGATCTCACACCAACCAAACCATCTACCTCTGACCCAACACCAGCAGCCACGATCGCTTCCCCTGATCCCAAGCCTGCCCTGTCTCCATCTCCAGAACCTAAACCAGCTGTGTCACCCACCCCTGGcaaacagaaacaacaaatCGACCCAGAGCCAACCACTAATGGAACCCTGGAGTCCAGTGCTGATATAGGATCTTTTGAGCCAAGCGCCACCCTGGATCTAAAAGGCACTGAACCATCCAAATTAGCCTCTCCTAAAACCCCAGACACTGAGAAAAGCTCAGTAAAAGCCCCTGAGGTTATCTCTACAGAGGCCAAGCTAGACTCGGCCTCCCCAAGCGACGGCGGACCAGCCCCAGGCAAAGAAGAAACTTCCACCACCTGA
- the si:dkeyp-77h1.4 gene encoding uncharacterized protein si:dkeyp-77h1.4 isoform X2 encodes MDGLRVVAFSVLLGLALSKTVTEKTVFLGEHYQIQLSTDEVDVIFKPAVGPAGREVKMVEPGKLINPRVTLNKNLSLLILQNVGESDEGLYIIKSAKDSEDIKSLKLIVRDCRSESNVMYGKDFRVSVKEVSGSVTVGFRPKAVEANQTSHPPVELLKIDGSYQTGYETRLSVSDGVLVLRGVTGADEGSYTISDSTQKVREKICLNVNEHQIFSNVQYGGTFKLNLYINSSSARVTYSNTSTFTHSWIIMDQGKLSLPPELEMEGRFTAEDSMCVLEQVKASDEGVYRVTDLQGFTVSSVHLELHAYQLPNVFVAVISLVALTFVLLLVCLVSCLVKVRKRAEKARAIEKIAQNAGKEEGDAFRQVVQDAYTRHNEEAPALSQKEDITEKSQSTEVSIKGLEVSAKDTSIQDKNLETSDSGVGFNTAGLPLDSDTEAPTAHTDALSTSVTADTKPTANQASEPKPTDTTTETKPASEKKAPAPPTPKPEPAPEPKLTVTPAPETQTTISPSPESKPSLSPSPEPKPDKTPNLKEAASPTLDTKPAPEVKQISTPEAKPPAEIKVTPTSEIKPPPSPTPETPKAVTPTPDPKPAVTPTKTPVSPTPDLTPTKPSTSDPTPAATIASPDPKPALSPSPEPKPAVSPTPGKQKQQIDPEPTTNGTLESSADIGSFEPSATLDLKGTEPSKLASPKTPDTEKSSVKAPEVISTEAKLDSASPSDGGPAPGKEETSTT; translated from the exons ATGGACGGTCTCAGAGTTGTGGCCTTCAGCGTGCTGCTGGGCTTGG CATTGTCCAAGACTGTGACTG AAAAGACCGTGTTTTTGGGTGAGCATTACCAGATCCAGTTGTCCACAGATGAGGTAGATGTGATCTTTAAGCCAGCAGTGGGCCCGGCGGGTCGAGAGGTGAAGATGGTTGAGCCGGGCAAATTGATAAACCCTCGGGTAACTCTGAACAAGAATTTGAGTCTTTTAATCCTGCAAAATGTCGGAGAGAGTGACGAGGGACTCTACATCATCAAATCAGCCAAGGACTCTGAAGATATCAAGAGCTTGAAACTCATTGTCAGAG ATTGCAGGAGTGAGAGTAACGTGATGTACGGGAAAGATTTCCGTGTGTCCGTGAAGGAGGTCAGTGGCTCTGTGACGGTGGGCTTTCGGCCCAAGGCAGTGGAGGCCAATCAGACGTCTCATCCTCCTGTGGAGCTGCTGAAGATTGACGGAAGCTACCAGACCGGCTACGAGACTCGGCTCAGCGTCAGCGATGGTGTCCTGGTCCTCCGCGGCGTCACAGGGGCTGACGAGGGCAGTTACACTATCTCAGACAGCACCCAGAAAGTCAGAGAGAAAATCTGCCTTAATGTGAACG AGCATCAGATCTTTTCCAACGTACAATATGGGGGCACTTTTAAACTCAATCTGTACATAAACAGCTCCTCTGCCCGTGTGACCTACTCAAACACCAGTACCTTTACCCACTCCTGGATCATTATGGACCAGGGCAAGTTGAGTCTGCCCCCTGAGCTGGAGATGGAGGGCCGATTCACCGCGGAGGACTCCATGTGTGTCCTGGAGCAGGTGAAGGCCAGCGATGAAGGAGTGTATCGAGTCACTGACCTGCAGGGCTTCACTGTGTCCAGCGTTCATCTGGAGTTGCATG CATACCAGCTGCCTAATGTCTTTGTGGCAGTTATTTCTCTGGTAGCTTTGACCTTCGTGCTGCTGCTTGTTTGCTTGGTGTCTTGCTTGGTGAAAGTGCGCAAAAGGGCTGAAAAAGCTAGAGCCATTGAGAAGATTGCTCAGAATGCTGGAAAAGAGGAAGGAGATGCTTTCAGACAG GTGGTACAAGATGCCTACACTCGCCATAATGAGGAGGCTCCAGCCTTGTCGCAAAAAGAAGATATTACTGAGAAATCCCAGAGCACTGAAGTCAGCATTAAG GGTCTGGAAGTGTCTGCTAAAGATACAAGTATCCAGGACAAGAACCTAGAGACCAGTGACTCTGGAGTGGGTTTCAACACAGCTGGTCTCCCCCTGGATAGTGACACTGAGGCACCAACAGCACACACCGATGCTCTCAGCACCTCTGTTACCGCTGACACCAAACCTACTGCCAATCAAGCCTCTGAGCCAAAGCCAACTGATACTACCACTGAGACAAAgccagcatctgagaaaaaggCTCCAGCACCCCCAACTCCGAAACCAGAACCAGCACCTGAACCCAAACTTACTGTGACGCCAGCACCAGAAACCCAAACGACCATCTCGCCGAGTCCTGAATCAAAACCAAGCTTGAGTCCATCTCCAGAGCCCAAGCCTGACAAGACACCCAACTTGAAAGAAGCGGCCAGCCCAACTCTTGATACAAAGCCAGCCCCAGAAGTCAAACAGATTTCCACTCCTGAGGCCAAACCACCCGCAGAAATCAAAGTAACACCCACTTCTGAAATCAAACCACCCCcaagcccaactcctgaaaCCCCTAAAGCCGTGACACCAACACCTGACCCGAAACCAGCAGTCACTCCAACAAAAACCCCAGTATCTCCAACTCCTGATCTCACACCAACCAAACCATCTACCTCTGACCCAACACCAGCAGCCACGATCGCTTCCCCTGATCCCAAGCCTGCCCTGTCTCCATCTCCAGAACCTAAACCAGCTGTGTCACCCACCCCTGGcaaacagaaacaacaaatCGACCCAGAGCCAACCACTAATGGAACCCTGGAGTCCAGTGCTGATATAGGATCTTTTGAGCCAAGCGCCACCCTGGATCTAAAAGGCACTGAACCATCCAAATTAGCCTCTCCTAAAACCCCAGACACTGAGAAAAGCTCAGTAAAAGCCCCTGAGGTTATCTCTACAGAGGCCAAGCTAGACTCGGCCTCCCCAAGCGACGGCGGACCAGCCCCAGGCAAAGAAGAAACTTCCACCACCTGA